The sequence ACTATGTATGACTTGCCCAGTGAAACCGTAGGAGAACCCGCATTGCCTGATGAATTTCACCGCTTTCAAGCCGACTTGATGGAGGAAACCTGTCAGCCACCTACTTACTCACCTGACCAGATCTTCATAGCCTGCGACCTTTACCTCTACTACGACAGTCGCCATCCCCTCTGGTATAAGCGCCCAGATTGGTTCTTAGCTGTTGACGTTCCCCGTGCTAGCCAGCAGCAGGATTTACGCCTCAGCTATGTCATCTGGCAGGAGGGCGTTCCCCCATTTATGGTGCTGGAATTACTCTCTCCTGGCACAGAAGAGGAAGACCTGGAGCAAAACCTGCGAGCACTCAACAAGCCACCTACCAAGTGGGAAGTCTATGAACGGATTTTACGTGTTCCCTACTACGTGATTTACGATCGCTACGACAATCACCTCCGAGTTTTTCGGTTAGAAGGTACTCGCTATCAAGCCGTAGCACTGCCTCAACATCGATTGTGGATTGAGGAATTGCAGCTAGGGTTAGGGCTGTGGCAAGGCGACTACAAGGGAATTACAGGGCTGTGGTTGCGCTGGTATGATGCGGCTGGGGAATGGGTGCCAACTGCTCAAGAACGGGCTGAACAGGAACGGCTGCGGGCTGAGCAAGAACGGCTACGGGCTGAGCGACTGGCTGATTACCTGCGCTCCCAAGGGATTGATCCCGACAGCTTGTAGGAATGTGACACCTAGCAAATTATCCCTTGCGATTTAGAGCCAGTCCTAAATAGATCCAGCTCGTCATGGATGGCAGTAGCCAAGGCATGAGCACGGCGGCTGAGTTATAAAGCTGGAGGCTGACTAGCCCATAGAGTCCCGTCACACCCAGAAAGAGCAGCATTAGACGATAGCGTTGTTGTTGCGATCGACGGCTTAAGTGCAGAGTGACCCCTTTGGTAACCACCGCCGCCACAGGAACTAGCCAGCGATCGGGAATCCTCACTATTGGACGAGCAATCAACAGATCCCGTAGAGCTTGGGCAATATTTTCACCGCCGAATATTGTAGAGCAATCTCTTTCTAGCTGCTGCCGACGCTTACACCAATATTGGGTCGATAGATAAGCAGAAAAGGTATCTTCAGCTTCACCATATCCCCACGAGGCAATCAGCACAATCGGTTGCGTTACGGTTCTTGCCCAAGCTGAATCAGGCTCGGCTTGCTCAAGAAATTGCCAAGCTGGGATAAATCGATAAGCTGTTTCTAAAGGCAACGCAAAGTCATTAATAGTGGATAATCCCAGGGGTAGGTTGGGTACCTGTAGTGGTGCGATCGGACTTTGGTCTGGGCGATTGAGCCATTGTCTCAGATAGCCACTAACGGCCAATTGAAAGTCACCTTGATGTTCAAGCTGGGGTTGGGGGTAGGACTGGTGAAAAGATGCCTGGGAAAGAATTTTAGCTATTGCTAGCAAGTAGGTAAACGGGCAT comes from Cyanobacteriota bacterium and encodes:
- a CDS encoding Uma2 family endonuclease — its product is MSQANLPHLRRQPLPTMYDLPSETVGEPALPDEFHRFQADLMEETCQPPTYSPDQIFIACDLYLYYDSRHPLWYKRPDWFLAVDVPRASQQQDLRLSYVIWQEGVPPFMVLELLSPGTEEEDLEQNLRALNKPPTKWEVYERILRVPYYVIYDRYDNHLRVFRLEGTRYQAVALPQHRLWIEELQLGLGLWQGDYKGITGLWLRWYDAAGEWVPTAQERAEQERLRAEQERLRAERLADYLRSQGIDPDSL